A genomic segment from Salvia splendens isolate huo1 chromosome 13, SspV2, whole genome shotgun sequence encodes:
- the LOC121761623 gene encoding aspartic proteinase PCS1-like, translating into MNLLTISTQIILAIIFFMHSTQSLASQSLILPLKAKLIPSNKLSFHHNISLTVSLTVGSPPQAATMVLDTGSELSWLRCQKTPAAAAPSFSPSLSSSYRPTPCSSSTCTTRTRDFPIPASCDAKHLCHVAVSYADASSVEGNLAAEVFYLDQSNSFDNITFGCMDSGSSSNPEDLKTTGLVGLNRGGLSFITQAGFRKFSYCISGKDSSGVLLFGDADFPWLSPLNYTPLVEMPAATRLPYFDRAAYTVRLEGVRVGNRLLPVQKTIYEPDHTGAGQTMVDSGTQFTFLLGPVYDALKAEFLRQTKGILRPLDEPEFVFQGAMDACFRVELSRRAAPAMLPAVALMFRGVEMSVRGEKLLYRVAGMTRGNDGVYCLTFGNSDLLGVEAYIVGHHHQQNMWMEFDLSKSRVGLADFSCDWPRKSWGCNLRADAGFFFRVIFFNRRCIVISDFSRDSKILLDKCSFSMKDTSTVVLSGTNNRFGFDSILVLGKGLPIWIDA; encoded by the coding sequence atGAATCTCCtcacaatatcaacacaaataaTACTAGCAATCATCTTCTTCATGCATTCAACCCAATCCCTCGCCTCCCAATCCCTCATCCTCCCCCTCAAAGCCAAGCTAATCCCCTCAAACAAGCTCTCCTTCCACCACAACATCTCCCTCACCGTCTCCCTCACCGTTGGCTCGCCGCCTCAGGCAGCGACCATGGTCCTCGACACTGGCAGCGAGCTGTCCTGGCTACGCTGCCAGAAGacccccgccgccgccgccccctcCTTCTCCCCCTCCCTCTCCTCCTCCTACCGCCCCACCCCTTGCTCCTCCTCCACCTGCACCACCCGCACCCGCGACTTCCCCATCCCGGCCTCCTGCGACGCCAAACACCTCTGCCACGTGGCCGTCTCCTATGCCGACGCCTCGTCCGTCGAAGGCAACTTAGCCGCCGAGGTTTTCTACCTGGACCAATCAaattcatttgataacatcacattcgGATGCATGGACTCCGGTTCATCTTCCAACCCGGAGGACTTAAAAACCACCGGTCTGGTCGGATTGAACCGGGGCGGGTTATCCTTCATAACCCAGGCCGGTTTTCGCAAATTCTCCTATTGCATATCCGGTAAAGACTCCAGCGGCGTGCTGCTCTTCGGCGACGCGGATTTCCCCTGGCTGTCGCCGCTGAACTACACGCCGCTGGTGGAAATGCCGGCGGCGACGCGGCTCCCGTACTTCGACCGGGCCGCGTACACGGTCCGGTTAGAAGGGGTCCGGGTTGGGAACCGGTTACTCCCGGTTCAAAAGACCATATACGAACCGGACCACACGGGAGCCGGTCAGACCATGGTCGACTCGGGCACCCAATTCACATTCTTACTCGGGCCGGTTTACGACGCTTTAAAAGCCGAATTCCTACGACAGACGAAGGGGATTCTCCGACCACTGGACGAGCCGGAATTCGTGTTTCAGGGGGCGATGGACGCTTGCTTCAGGGTGGAGCTGAGCAGGAGGGCGGCGCCGGCGATGCTGCCGGCGGTGGCGCTGATGTTTAGAGGGGTGGAGATGAGCGTGAGAGGGGAGAAGCTGCTTTACCGGGTCGCGGGTATGACCCGGGGAAATGATGGGGTTTATTGCTTGACATTTGGGAATTCGGATCTTTTGGGAGTGGAGGCCTACATTGTAGGGCACCATCACCAGCAAAATATGTGGATGGAATTCGATTTGTCCAAGTCCCGGGTCGGGCTCGCGGACTTTAGCTGCGATTGGCCGCGCAAAAGTTGGGGTTGTAATTTACGAGCGGACGCGGGGTTTTTTTttcgtgtaattttttttaatcgaaGATGTATAGTGATTTCAGATTTCTCTCGAGACAGTAAAATTTTGCTCGATAAGTGCTCGTTCAGTATGAAAGATACTAGCACAGTGGTGCTCTCGGGTACGAATAATCGATTTGGTTTCGATTCTATTCTTGTGCTTGGTAAGGGTTTGCCAATATGGATAGATGCTTGA